Proteins encoded within one genomic window of Mya arenaria isolate MELC-2E11 chromosome 13, ASM2691426v1:
- the LOC128214735 gene encoding pyrokinin-1 receptor-like produces the protein MNVSTVAYGDTFYNIDYEQFGEILKQLRNGSLRNLTRDDLGHFSGILPKSHINHASQRYRDVWDYLEDALGPRRGPFGAVVAITCVYCLIFLSGLFGNICTCLVIAKNKYMHTATNYYLFNLAVADLVLLIIGLPPETYSIWSAYPWIFGKVFCVARTMMAEMSTNASILTITAFTIERYVAICHPMKAHTMSGLKRVVRIIVLVWLLAAVSSIPLTLQFTVVYAVDHWNRTIPESAYCGIGENNHIETTFELSTFVFFVFPMTLVTVMYSMIAIAIRKSGFIRDGSDVSHRERLTRTDMRAQQQSRARQSILKMLVAVVVAFFVCWAPFHGQRLMTLYIPASKWTDNLLDLHKIIYYISGVCYFVSCTINPILYSIMSLKFRQAFKQTVLKPNCCRQRVLSTKKRTFFSYRFSPKNGYSETSFTSVDTSTPRGNKEHNSDHSPKTKRKQGNTSSGRGESIEDTSRCRSVGSPLKEAIQDV, from the exons ATGAATGTCTCTACAGTAGCTTATGGCGATACATTTTACAACATAGATTATGAACAATTCggtgaaatattaaaacaactgcGAAATGGGAGTTTACGGAATTTAACGAGGGACGATTTGGGACATTTTTCCGGGATTTTACCAAAGTCTCATATAAATCACGCGTCTCAAAGGTATCGCGATGTTTGGGATTACCTGGAAGACGCGCTGGGTCCGAGACGAGGGCCCTTTGGGGCCGTAGTGGCCATTACTTGCGTGTATTGCCTCATATTTTTATCGGGCTTATTTGGAAATATTTGTACCTGCTTAGTTATCgccaaaaacaaatacatgcacACTGCTACTAACTACTACCTTTTCAACCTGGCAGTAGCCGACTTGGTACTCCTTATCATCGGTCTTCCACCAGAGACCTACTCCATATGGTCAGCTTACCCTTGGATATTTGGTAAGGTGTTCTGTGTCGCGAGGACCATGATGGCCGAAATGTCTACCAACGCCAGCATTTTAACCATCACCGCGTTTACTATTGAAAG GTACGTAGCTATCTGTCACCCAATGAAAGCGCACACAATGTCTGGATTGAAGCGAGTTGTCCGAATCATTGTTCTTGTCTGGCTCCTAGCCGCCGTGTCCTCCATCCCGCTCACCCTGCAGTTCACAGTTGTTTATGCCGTCGACCACTGGAATAGAACAATCCCTGAGTCTGCCTATTGTGGTATCGGGGAGAATAACCATATCGAAACGACCTTCGAACTTTCTacgtttgttttctttgtgtttCCCATGACACTGGTGACGGTCATGTATTCTATGATTGCAATTGCAATTCGAAAGTCAGGGTTCATCCGAGATGGCTCAGATGTGTCACACCGAGAACGATTAACTAGGACAGATATGCGCGCGCAACAACAGTCACGTGCACGACAATCAATTCTGAAAATGCTCG TGGCGGTGGTTGTGGCATTTTTCGTTTGTTGGGCGCCATTCCACGGCCAGAGGCTCATGACACTATATATTCCTGCCTCGAAATGGACAGATAATCTTCTTGACCTTCATAAAATAATCTATTATATCTCGGGCGTCTGTTATTTTGTCAGTTGCACAATAAATCCGATTCTTTACAGTATCATGTCACTGAAGTTCCGACAGGCCTTTAAGCAAACGGTCCTTAAACCAAATTGTTGCAGACAAAGAGTGCTTTCGACGAAAAAACGAACCTTCTTTTCTTATAGATTTTCACCTAAGAACGGTTATTCTGAAACAAGTTTTACATCAGTGGACACGTCTACACCTCGAGGAAACAAAGAACATAATTCCGACCATAGTCCTAAAACAAAGCGTAAACAAGGAAACACCTCAAGTGGTCGAGGTGAGAGCATCGAAGATACTAGTAGATGTCGATCGGTCGGATCACCTCTAAAAGAGGCGATACAGGATGTTTAA